A stretch of the Clostridia bacterium genome encodes the following:
- a CDS encoding DUF3842 family protein, translating to MRIAVIDGQGGGIGRHLTERIRKELGEEVEILALGTNSLATSAMLKAGANEGATGENAVVQNACRVDVIVGSLAVVLANSMLGELTPAMAAAVASSPARKLLLPLNRAGVEVVGAVAEPLPHQVERLVQRLKAIQLEKEG from the coding sequence ATGCGGATTGCGGTAATCGACGGGCAGGGCGGGGGTATAGGCCGACACCTCACCGAGCGGATCCGTAAGGAGCTGGGGGAAGAGGTGGAAATCCTGGCCCTGGGCACCAATTCTCTGGCCACCTCCGCCATGTTAAAGGCCGGCGCCAACGAAGGCGCCACCGGAGAAAACGCGGTAGTACAAAACGCCTGCCGGGTAGATGTAATCGTAGGCTCGCTGGCCGTGGTTCTGGCCAATTCGATGCTGGGCGAACTCACGCCGGCCATGGCCGCGGCGGTAGCCTCCAGCCCGGCGCGCAAACTGCTCCTGCCTCTTAACCGTGCCGGGGTGGAGGTGGTAGGGGCGGTGGCGGAGCCCCTGCCCCACCAGGTGGAGCGACTGGTGCAGAGGCTGAAGGCTATACAGCTGGAGAAGGAGGGTTAG
- a CDS encoding cysteine hydrolase has translation MASVLIVVDMLRDFVEPGGALYIGAAAEKVKPQVKAALKAARDQGRPVIYLCDRHRPNDSEFVMFSPHCLEGTPGAEVVPELAPSAGEIIIPKRRYSGFFGTDLDATLREKGVGELWLCGVCTNICVLYTAADARMRGYRVVILREAVASFSEAAHRFALEEMERTLGCEVR, from the coding sequence GTGGCGTCGGTCCTAATAGTGGTGGATATGCTGCGCGATTTCGTAGAGCCCGGAGGCGCCCTGTACATCGGGGCGGCGGCGGAGAAGGTCAAGCCGCAGGTGAAGGCGGCACTGAAGGCAGCCCGCGACCAGGGTAGACCGGTGATCTACCTTTGCGACCGGCACCGGCCGAACGACTCCGAGTTTGTCATGTTTTCTCCGCACTGTCTGGAAGGGACCCCGGGGGCGGAGGTGGTACCGGAGCTGGCCCCATCTGCCGGAGAGATAATAATCCCCAAGCGGCGCTACAGCGGTTTCTTCGGCACCGACCTGGACGCTACCCTGCGGGAGAAGGGCGTGGGCGAGCTGTGGCTGTGCGGAGTGTGTACCAACATCTGCGTGCTCTACACGGCCGCCGATGCCCGCATGCGCGGTTACCGGGTAGTAATCCTGCGGGAGGCGGTGGCCTCCTTTTCCGAGGCAGCCCATCGTTTTGCGCTGGAAGAAATGGAGAGGACCTTGGGCTGCGAGGTCCGCTAG
- a CDS encoding CooT family nickel-binding protein, giving the protein MCEANAYLLRGGKEELLLESVDRVIPQEEGILLEDIFGRRKLIKARIKEMALVDHKIFLEPLED; this is encoded by the coding sequence ATGTGTGAGGCCAATGCTTACTTGCTTCGGGGCGGCAAAGAAGAATTGTTGCTGGAGAGTGTGGACCGGGTTATTCCGCAGGAAGAGGGCATCCTGCTGGAGGATATTTTCGGTCGGCGGAAGCTGATCAAGGCGCGGATCAAGGAAATGGCTCTGGTGGACCACAAGATCTTCTTGGAGCCCCTGGAGGACTAG